TGGGCAACCTGACGCCCGCCGAAATCAACCATTACAAGGAGTATGCCCTGGTCGTAGCAGCCAAACCGGCCCTGGGGCAGGCAGGGTTTTTGCTCATCGGTCTGGGTGCCTTGCTTTCCACCTCCGCCAGTTCAACCTTTCTGCTGCTTTTTATGGCCATTCACCTGTCGGCGCTGCGATGGCGGCGCGTCATCCACGCCAAGGTCTGGCCCCTGCTTGGGTTTCCTGATGGCCAGCTTCTCCTGGGCGATGTTGATGGCCTACCTCTGGAAACACAGCCCTCAAAGCGTGGTCCAGATCGCCACGTTTTATCTGGTCGTGGTGAGCGCTGAATTACTGTTCAGCCGGCGTGGCTGGCTGCGGAAAGCAATCCGTCGGCCTCGCCGCTGAGGAGGATTTTTCCTATGAGCAACCGCGAAATCCGCCTAAGCATCATTGGGCTGGGCCCCATCGGGGCCTCCTTCGGGCTGGCCCTGGCATCCCGGCGCGAAACCCTGCCCTTGCTGCGCATCGGGCACGACCCCGAACCACTACAGGCCCAGGCCGCCAAAAAGGCCGGCGCCGTGGACAAAATCACCCTCACCCTAAGCGGAGCAGTCAACCAGGCCGACATCGTGCTCCTCAGCCTCCCCCTACACGAAATACGCAAAACTTTAGAGCATATCGCCCCCGACCTCAAACCCGACGCCGTGGTGCTCGACACCTCCCCGGCCAAAGCCCGGGTGGCCGCCTGGGCGAAGGACCTGCTGCCTGCCCATGTGCACTATGTGGGCCTGTTGCCGGTCATCAATCCAATGTACCTGTTGGCTTCTTCCGCCGAGGAGCCCCGGGCCGACCTGTTTCACCACACAGTCATGGGCATTGTGGCGCCCGTGGAGACGCCAGGGCCGGCCCTCAAACTGGCCGCCGACCTGACCGCTCTGGTCGGCGCCACACCGCTCTTCCTGGACATCGCCGAGGCCGACGGCCTGCTAGCTGCCGTGGAAGTGCTGCCCCAACTGCTGGCCGCCGCCCTGGTGCACACCACCACCGGCGAACCCGGCTGGCGCGAAAGCCGCAAACTGGCCGGACGCGCCTACGCCGCCGCCACCGAGGCCGCCGACCACCCCACAACCGAACTCTCCGAAACCCTTCTTGCCCACCGGCACACCTTGCCGCACCTGTTGACGCGCCTCACGGCCCAAATGGACGCCCTCGCTCAATGGCTGAACGCAGGCGACGCGGAGGCCATCCGGGCCTGGTGGGACCAGGCCGCCCGCGCCCGCCGCCGCTGGTTGGGCAACCGCCAACGCAACGCATGGGAGACCGCCCCTCCGACCGAAGCCCCTTCCATAGGGGATACCTTCAGGGCGTTGTTGGGCCTCCGTCGTCCGGAAAAGCCTTCTTCGTAACCTCCTCGTTTTCCTTACCCTCCAGGAGCAGACCCATGAGCCCCACCCCCTTCCCGTCCGTGCCCTCCCCCGTGGAAATCCTCCGCCGCCTGATCCAGTTTGACACCACCAACCCGCCGGGGGACACCGACACATGCATCCACTACATTCAGGGCCTCTTGACCCAGGCGGGCATCGAGACCCAGATATTCGCCAAACAGCCCCGTCAGCCCAACCTGGTGGCCCGTCTGCCCGGACGCGGCACTGCGCCCCCTTTCCTCATGTATGGCCATGTGCATGTGGATGTGGTGACCACCGAAAACCAGACCTGGCGCTATCCTCCCTTCGCCGGCGAGGTGGCCGAAGGGTTCGTTTAGGGCCGCGGTGCCCTGGATATGAAGGGCGGCGTGGCCATGATGCTGGCTGCCCTGCTCCATGCCAAAGCGGAAGGTTTCGTCCCTCCCGGCGACATCCTGCTCGTGGTGCTCAGCGACGAAGAGGGCGGAGGCAACCTGGGGCCCGTTTTCTGGTCGAGGAGCACCCGCACCTCTTCCAGGGCGTGCGCTACGCCATCGGGGAGTTCGGCGGGTTCACCCTGACCGTGGGCGGCGAACGTTTCTACCCCATTCAGGTCGCCAAAAAGCAAATCTGCTGGCTGAAGGCCATCTTCGACCTGCTGCGAAAACTTCCGGAAAGCGGTTTCTGAGCAGCGCGGCAGGCGAAGCCACCAGATAAAAACAGGCGCACCTCTGTCGGGATGCGCCTGTCGATTTTCACAGGCCTGCGGCAGCACGCCTTCTCAGGGCGAGATGAGCACCTTCACGCTGCTCAAATAGCGAATGCCCTCTGGTAGCGCATCGTATTCCCGCACCACCAGCCGCACCCAGGTGGGTGCCGTCACCTGGTAATCCACCGTGACCGTGAACAGCCCGTACCCATCCTCGCCCGGCGTGGAAACCACGCCCGTGGCGTAGGCGATGACCTTTCCTTCGGCGGTGACCAGGGCGGCTTCCACCATGCCGTTGGTGGGTCGGGCCAGCCCCCGGACGAACACCTGGCCGCCTTGAATTAACTGCCCACGCCGGGGCTCCTGAATGACGATGGGCTGCAACAGCACATCGCCGGGCAACAACTCGGGCTGGCCGTCGCGCAACAGAAAAAGGCGCAGCGAGGTACGGAAGGACTCCCGCCCCTGCTCGTCAAAAGCCACCAACTGCAGGCGCGCCTGCTCCACTTCGGCCCGGATCTCAAAAGGCACCGCCAGCACATAGGTCAGCAGCGCCTCCCGATTTCCTTCAGGAATCCGCATGACCTTGCGGTAGAGCAAACGGCCATCTTCGCCGATCAACGCCAACTGAAAGCGCCCCACCTTTCTGGCCTGAACGGCGAATTGCACCCGGATAGGCGAAACCACCTTCGAGCCTTCCCCAGGGGTGAGAAACTGCAAAGGAGCGTAGGGCACATACCCCAACTCCGGAATGGGTGGGGGAGTGGCGGTGAGGGTGGGCCAGGGAATGGATAGCACCGTCGGCGATGGAGGCAGGGGCGAAAGACGGGGGGCTTGCCTTGCCCCTACGGTAGGGGTCGCCGTGGGCGTAAAGGCTGCGGTGGGGTCGGCGGTGGGCGTCGGCGAAGGCGTTCCCGCAGCGGTCAGGGTGCCGGGCGGTTCCCCCAACGCTGCCGCCGTCAGATGCACCACCGTGGGCAACACCTCGGTGGGGATCAGGGTGGGTAGCGGCGGGGTCGCCAGCGCCTGACAGGCCACCTCGGTCCCCAGGAGCAGCCAAGCCAATCCACGCAGCAGAGTGCGAGGCTTCATCGGCCTACCCCAACGCCGCCCAGGCTTCCAGTTTGGCCTCCACCCGGCGGATGACCTCGTCGGTAAAGGCCGTGGTCCCCAATTGGCCGCCCAGGTCGGGCGTGGCCTTGCCTTCATAAATGGTCTCGAACACGGCCTCGTAGATGGCCCGCGAGGCCAACTGCGCCGCTTTGTCTTCGATGTAGGAGAGCAAAGCCGCCCCGGCCAGAATCATCGCCATAGGATTGGCCACATCCTTGCCGTAAAGCGCCGGTGCCGTGCCGTGAGGCGCCTCGGCCATCACTGTCTTGACCTTCATTTCACGCGGGTCGAAGGCCAACACCAGGCTCTCGGATCCGGCGATGGAGCCGAACATCTGCAGCACCATATCCGAGAGCAGGTCGCCGTCGCGATTGAGAGTGGGGATGACCAGCGCCTCACCGGAGGTTTGCAAAAGCAAGGCCAGGGTCGCATCGATGAGCAACGGGCGGTAGGGCACATCGGGATGACGTTCGGCTGCTGCGTCCAACTCTTCTTTGAACATGCCTTCGTAAACCGGGCTGACGGTGTACTTCGGCCCACCGAACACCGTGGCCCCCATGCGTTCGGCGTACTGAAAGGCGAATTCCGCCACCGCACGGCAATTGGAACGGGTCAGGCGCGAGATGCGGTAGGCCACCTCGTCGTCATCGGGGGTGCTCTCACGCCACTCTTTGGCGCCATAGGCATCTTCCACGGCCATGCGCACGATGGCGATGGGCGCATGCACGCCGCCGATGGGCCGCACCCGCGGCAAACGTCGGCCGGTGCGGAGAATCACCTTGGCGTCAATGGCCTCGCGCAGGATGGCGTTGGGCGAACCGACATCCTCGGGGTCCTCCGGCGTGATGGTGGCCGCCTTCAGCCCAAATCCGGTGGCACACATGGCCTTGGCCGCCTCGTACACCACCTTGTTCTGCGTCGCCCGGCGGTTTTCCAGGCTCAAATCGTAATGTTCGAATTCCAAAGGAAAGCGAATCACCGCCGGATCCAGCACCCGGAGGGCCTGCTCCAGCAACTCTTCGCCAGTCTGATCACCATGCATCACTACTA
This portion of the Anaerolineae bacterium genome encodes:
- a CDS encoding prephenate dehydrogenase; the protein is MSNREIRLSIIGLGPIGASFGLALASRRETLPLLRIGHDPEPLQAQAAKKAGAVDKITLTLSGAVNQADIVLLSLPLHEIRKTLEHIAPDLKPDAVVLDTSPAKARVAAWAKDLLPAHVHYVGLLPVINPMYLLASSAEEPRADLFHHTVMGIVAPVETPGPALKLAADLTALVGATPLFLDIAEADGLLAAVEVLPQLLAAALVHTTTGEPGWRESRKLAGRAYAAATEAADHPTTELSETLLAHRHTLPHLLTRLTAQMDALAQWLNAGDAEAIRAWWDQAARARRRWLGNRQRNAWETAPPTEAPSIGDTFRALLGLRRPEKPSS
- a CDS encoding M20/M25/M40 family metallo-hydrolase, whose amino-acid sequence is MMLAALLHAKAEGFVPPGDILLVVLSDEEGGGNLGPVFWSRSTRTSSRACATPSGSSAGSP
- a CDS encoding isocitrate dehydrogenase, with amino-acid sequence MAEYRRVSTVVVMHGDQTGEELLEQALRVLDPAVIRFPLEFEHYDLSLENRRATQNKVVYEAAKAMCATGFGLKAATITPEDPEDVGSPNAILREAIDAKVILRTGRRLPRVRPIGGVHAPIAIVRMAVEDAYGAKEWRESTPDDDEVAYRISRLTRSNCRAVAEFAFQYAERMGATVFGGPKYTVSPVYEGMFKEELDAAAERHPDVPYRPLLIDATLALLLQTSGEALVIPTLNRDGDLLSDMVLQMFGSIAGSESLVLAFDPREMKVKTVMAEAPHGTAPALYGKDVANPMAMILAGAALLSYIEDKAAQLASRAIYEAVFETIYEGKATPDLGGQLGTTAFTDEVIRRVEAKLEAWAALG